Below is a window of Thermus caldifontis DNA.
GAGGACCACAGGTGCGCCATGCGCCTCCGGAACGGCGATTTGCGTGCTAGATGGCATTTCTCCGCGGCGCGTCTCCGTAGTGGTGGTGCGGGACGCATCTCCGGGACGCAATTGGGCCACAAAGTAGAGCCCAATAGCTGCCAAAATCGCCAGGCTCAGGGCAGTGTTTCGGGTCATGGTACCTCCGAGGTGAACCGTTTAGGCCGCGGTCTCCTTCCCCTCATTTTCCCTTCCCTGGAGCGGGGGGCGCCACGACATCTAACGCACAGCGGGCCACCAAGTAGGTTCGCCTCCCCAAAGGACCAGGGCGCACCTGCTTGCCCTTAACCACGGCTGGCTCCCCTTGCACCACCAGCCCCATGGCTCGGGCTAGGGCCACAATCTCCCGAGGATCCTCCTTTCCCCCGGGGCGGCGGATGGCGAGGACGAGGCCATCCCCCGTGGCCCGGACAAACACCTGCACCCCATCAGAAGGGCTGGTGGGCAAGGCCATGCGCACCACCTTTCCCGGTTCTTGCAAGGCTTCGTCCACCATAGCCCGTAAGATGTCCGCCACGGCCATCAGGTTCACCCGGTCCAGCCTCATGCCGCCACCCCCACCTTGAACGCCTGGAAGGGGGCCACCAGATCCCAGTAGCCTTCACGGCGCAGGAGAGCCTGAGCGTAGGCCCCCGCATTCCTGGCAAAGCCGTCCTGCTTCGCTTCTTGGGCCATGTAGACGACCCGTGCCAGGATCTGCAAAACTCCCTCACCGCCACCAAACAGCACGGCCTTTAGCGCAGCCCAGACCACCCGCAACCAGAAGCGCAGGCTCCCCTCATCCCCCAAGGCGGCGCTGATGGCCGCGGCCACGTCCTGGGCCCACCGCCTACGGCCTTCCCGGCCCCCGGGGATGCTCGCCGCCCGAAGGAGGGCGCGGAGGTTCCGGGCAGTGTCGGGATATAAAGATGGTATCGGGTTTTTTTGAAGGAGCGTGGCTAACGGCGCACCTACTAACCCTTGTAGGGTAATACCCTGTCCTACTAAGAGGCCCCTTTTATATCCCGACATTGAGTCCGGTACGCTCAGGACCTTTGCGGTTTTCCCCTTGGCCTTGTCTTCCTTGAGGTCCCGCCAGGGGAAGCGGAGGTAGGGGGCCAGGACCTTGAGGGGCCTGGGGCGGAATATGGGGCGGACCCTGACCCGCCAAACCGTGCCCCCCTTGACCGCGTGGGCCTTTTCCAGGGCCTGGCCGTCTGTGTACCAGGTTTCCCAGGCGATCCACATGCGGGCCGCCTGGCGGTAGCGCTCATAGCGGGGGTCCCCCAACCAGCGCTCCACGGTGCGCTCCGAAACCCCCAGCATAGCGGCCAGTTCCCACTGGGCCAGGAAGACATGGGCTTCCCGGCTGGGGTCCTGGCGGGCCCCCAGGCGGATGGCGTGGGCTACCAGGAGGCGCACCATGGGGGCCAGGGGGCCAAGCCGCTCCCAGTGCCCCCAGCGCCGAAGGAGGTCCTCCGCTTTGGTGAGGAGGTCCTGCCACTCAAAGGCCCGCACGTCCCGCCAGGTAAGGTCGCCCTGGGGCATGGGCGAAGGGCTAGTGGTTTCCTCCGGGGCCTCTACCTGAGGAGCCTTTTCTGCCCTTGCAGTAGGGGTCGTTTTCCAAGAAACGGAGGCTGGGGAGTCCTGCATCCGCTCTGCCTCCCCCTTCGCCTTCCCCCTTTTGGCCTCTTTAGCTTCCCGCTCCTTTTTGGCCTCCCAGATCCGCAGGAGGCCTTCCGCCATCTTTGGGGACTTCCGGGCCACCTCTTCCAGCTGGGCCCGGATGTCCTCGGGCATATCAGGAGGGAACTGGATCATGATTGCTCCTTTGCGAACAAGAGATTCTCAATGGCCTGCCGTTCCGTTTCGCCCGTGGCCGCCCAGATGCTCTTGTACTGGCGGTGGATCCCGTGGGCGATCCAGCCAGGGCCATCAGGGTTGCGATAGACGTGAAAGGCAAAGAAGGCCTTCTTGGCTTGCTCGTACAACTGGGCTTTAGTCAGCCGCTTCCGCATGGCCAAGCTCCCGACCTAAGGCCAAGATGGCCTCCTCACGGTTCTTACCCCAGGCCAGCCCTACCTCAACCCCTTGCACCAGGGCCATGGCCACCCATTCATCGGCTTGCCGCGGCTCCTGAGGTTCCAGCCAGCAGTGCACCTCGTAGCCCAACTTTTCAAGGCGCATGAGCAGGCGCTCCGCCCTAACAGCGTCCTCAGAAACCGCTTCGCCCTTATAGAGCAGCTCGGCGATGCGAGGCGGATAGCCGGCACGCACAAAAGCCATCCGGTGGATGGGTGTGCTGGTCCAGGTGGCTCCCCAGCGGCTCAGGATCCACCAGTCTTTGGTCTCCGCGGTTTCAACGATTGCTCCAAGGGGTAGATGCAGCACAATCCGCCCCAGGAGAGGGCCAATAAGGTCTACCGGCAAGCCTAAGCGACGCAACGTCTGCCGCACCACCTGGTCCTGGCTAAAGTCTGGGCCGTCCTCCTCCATAAGCTCCGGCTTATCCTCGCTGGCCAGGATCCGAGCCTTCCCACTTATGGATACGTGCACCACACCCATCTCCCGTTCCACGTCCTCCAAGCGGTTGATTAGGCGCTCTACATCGTGCCAGGACTCCACGCGGGCGTACCGATCCGCAACGGCCACGTCAAGGGCCCACCCGGGTTCCCTAGCTACCTCCTGATACACCCGATCCAACGCAATCATTAATGCCCTTTCCAGCCTCTCCTTCTCCTTCATGACCCACCTCCCAAGCGCCGCTCCAGGCGCTTTAACTCCCCTTGCAGGTCCGTTGCGGTCGACCACCGCCGGCGGGGAATGCCGGCATCGGACCGCATCCGCATGAGCCACTCCTCCACCCAGTCCTCCCGGGTCCAGATAGTCCCGCCCGCTCCCATGCGCACATGGGGGAGATGATGCGGATCCCCAGGAGCAGCCCGAGCGGCCCGATAAAGGCTGTCCATCGGGATGCCGTACACCTCTGATACTTCTCTCAGGCGCATGAGCCGCATGACTACCACCCCTCCGGCACCCGGGCAAACATCAAGGCCAGGCCAAGGATGAGGCCAACAGTGATGCCGCCCAAGACATCCAATCCCCACTGCCAAAGCCAGGATTCCTTCTTTATGCCTTTCATCTCGGCACCCCCACGGCCACTGCTAAAACCACCAGGAAAAGAAGCAACCAAAACCCCCCCACCACGAAGGCGAGGGGGGAGGGCTTGGGATAGCGGGCTGACACGTACCAGGTCAAGGCCATTAGCATGGCCACGCAAAGAAGGAGGTAGATGGCCAACAGCTCAAGCATCATTTCCCTGCTTAGTGGTCCGCACTAGTGGTGAATCACTAAAGGACGCTAAAAAAAGGGCCAGATCATCCTCTTTGACCTTCCAGCCCTTCCCTACGCGAATAGCGCGCAGACGCCCCTGTCGTATCTGTTGGCGCACGTAGTAGACAGAGACTTTCAATCGTTGCGCTACCTCAAAGGTTGTTAAAAGTTCCCCGGCCATGGTTCCACTATAGGGGATTCTAAAGGTTTAGTCAAGCACCGCTAGAGAGTTTGGCGTAGCATGAGAAACATAGATAGCGTATGGTACTCTTGTGGTGGCAGAAAAACCGCGGGTAACAAGGAATATTCCGCCCTGGGCTTTTGCTATTCGCAAAAGACGAATGGAATTGGGTTTAACGCAAGAGCAGATAGAGGAGTTGACAAATGATGCTCTTGCGCAACGCACCGTTTCTGATATTGAGCTTGGTAAAACCAACCCCTTGAACTTAAATATGGAAAAGTTCGCCGCCCTATTAAAGGCCCTCCGCTGGACCCCACGAGACTTTACAGAGGCCACAGGCTTGGAGGTTCCCCGATTTTTTGAGCAGATTGAAGACCAAGGCGTTGTTTGGCTCCCCATAGTGGCCTCCGGGACCGCTGGTCGCCCTTGGCCTCAGGAAGGGGTCCTCCCGGTTCCAAGGGAGTTTGTGCGGCCAGGGTCAATCCTCATCCGCGTGGAAGGAGACAGCATGGACACCGGGGATGAAGAGGGATTGAAAGATGGGGATTTGGTCCTTGTAGACCAGAACCTCAGGGACCTGCGGCCCGGGAAGATCTACGCGCTAGAAATCCTTGGCGATGGGATCGCCATCA
It encodes the following:
- a CDS encoding LexA family transcriptional regulator, which codes for MVAEKPRVTRNIPPWAFAIRKRRMELGLTQEQIEELTNDALAQRTVSDIELGKTNPLNLNMEKFAALLKALRWTPRDFTEATGLEVPRFFEQIEDQGVVWLPIVASGTAGRPWPQEGVLPVPREFVRPGSILIRVEGDSMDTGDEEGLKDGDLVLVDQNLRDLRPGKIYALEILGDGIAIKRAKRIKRGWIFVSDNPQGPILEPDEVVVLGEVYRKISIREVR
- a CDS encoding helix-turn-helix domain-containing protein; translated protein: MAGELLTTFEVAQRLKVSVYYVRQQIRQGRLRAIRVGKGWKVKEDDLALFLASFSDSPLVRTTKQGNDA